The following is a genomic window from Solanum lycopersicum chromosome 6, SLM_r2.1.
ataacaatataaatcaaaaaaatatttaacactAGTCAAGTTTTACAATAATAATACGGAGACGTGAGCGAACTTTTGCCAAAAGTTTTACATTTTGTGCTCATATTAGCCATGAGTTGCAATTAGTTTAGTAGACATGAAGTTGACTATTGTTTGAGGAAATTGTTCACAACTTTGGAATAAGTTACAATTCCATAGTCTCACTTATATAACATGagaacaaatattttaattcaaagaACAAGGGATAATATTTACTaaggaaaacaaaataataagatataCCTCATTATCGTATATAATATTGTTACTTgtactttcaaaatattttatcttatcaCTAATTAAGAATTTCGTACTTATTTTACTATTTGTATTCTTGCTATTAGATTcataaaaatagagagagacaaCCACGATTGAGGAGGGAAGCAAGTAAGATTCTTATGTATCCCATATATATGTGaatcaatatatgtatttgtatttatcGAAAGTGATTCACATGAATTTGAGATACCACATACAAGAGGAGAGAAATacgaattttttttgttatttataccAAATACATGATAATCTACTTGGATACAATGCATCTAAAAGCAAATTACACCTAAATTTAACCATGTATCCAAGATACATATATCTGAATGCACCAAAATCTGATAAGATACGTAATAGTGTAAACTAGAATGTATCTAATTAATTAGCTCTTAAAACAATGAAATTATGTTTACCGATGAATTAAATATACCAAGTTCCTTTTTCCAAATTATATCAGTAAATATCGGAACCACCTTTATTAAGGAGGGTGCCAATTCGCTGAAAAAAAGTGTAGATAAGTAATATTTATACTATATGGTCAAAACATGTTAATATTCCTTCTATCTGATCTTAATAACACTCTTTCATGACATGCATACATGATACAACATAATTAGTACAAGGCACATGTTTAGTAATGATAATATGAATGAAGAGGTTGGGATGTGCTTGTCCCTTCCAAAAGTATTGAACAGAAAGCAGAAAAGAAGAAACAGGGCTACATACATGAACAAAATACATCAGAAATACGTACAAAGCAAAATATACAAAGAAGAGCACCTATTAAGATTGCAAAGCTCCAACACTTGCAGCAAGTTCCATCACCTTGTTTCTTAAGCGCTCAGGGTAACAGAAGAAATCAACAAAAACTCGCCTCTCGATAGTCTTCTCTGTTTTTTGATGTTTGTAAATCTGTTTTATGACGAGGATATCATTTATTAGTTTACAAAAGAGAGACAATGTGTCTCAAAACCAGAACAAATACAGAGGAACCATTTGGGAAATTAAACGGCACAAGAAATTAGCAATGGTGTCTACTTAAGGACAGAAATAAGAAGACTTGAGATGAAAGCTTACATCATTCTTCTTCAAGTGCTCACTGTTCACGTCTTCAATGGCACGAGATAGGTTTTTATTGTAGTCTTCCAATATCGCTAGCTGCTTCATTATTGTCTATACAGGGAAGGACATAAATGTGAAGTCATattaaaatcttcaaattaaGCAAAAGGGACCGAAGGTATCAGCAAGTAAACATCAAAAGGATTTGCACCAAGAATGAACAGTAAAAATTATCTAACTATTCATACAACTTAAAAGGGTGAGGTAAGCTAagcaattaagaacaaaaaagaaaaaagggcaCTTAATAATGACCCATACAATATGGAAACGAAGAGTGAAAAAACCCCTCCATTAAGTAAACAGATACTACTATTCAAAAGCAAGATATATTGTTCTCCATGTATTATTTCCAGACTGAGGAATCCATAAGTCCAATTTGAATGCAGTAATTAGTTAAGCACTGGAAGAAATATAAACCTCGAAAGCCTTTAAGCAAATAGAAAGGAAGGGAAAAGAGAGATAGAAACCATATTTATAGAAAGCAAAAGGTACAATGGTAACTAACTTACCTGAGGTGATAAAATTGGTTGAGCAGTTGTTGATGAAGCAAACAATAGCTGCTGCAAACTTTGAAGAAGAGTGCACCTAATATATGACGTAAGAAAGGTATAAGATGTTTTCACACCATGACAGTTTTACATCTCAAATCACAatcattattgattttaaatttaatgaattgCCATTATGAAGGAGTACAAGTCCATGCAGAGATTCTTAGCCACCCTTACTACATGGTGACCTAAAGTAACTTTTAAAGAGATCCAGTATATAACCAGCTCCAAAAGATTTCAACACAGTTCTCATAGAAACTATCCGGTTCAAAACTCCCATCTTCCATGAGTAATTACTACAATTACTACAAACACAACCTCACGAATCTTTCAAGACACTTCACAGCTACATCAAATgaaactaattaagttagagTGGATCCTAATTACAGGCCCTTGTAGTTCCAGCAAGTCATCAATTGTAAATGAACACATGGTTGACCACttgtcacaaaaaaaaaaaaagaagaagaaatacaCACTACACAACTTGACAATTTAACAAGTGTGTGTTCTAGACATACCTTATACAATTATTATGAACTATAAACAGATCAATTGGGCAGACAACTAATATTTGCTGgttttcattttccctctcaGCAATGATTCATCAGGACTACACATGATGATAAGTTGGTGTTCACTTGAGatcaaaaacaatataaaaacgTGGATAAACCAATGTGTAACAGTGCTATAGAGAGCCATGTCATATCGTATTGTGTATAGATCTTATTATAAAGCTTCAAAGCTGTACCCAATATGATTAAGACTGTTAGAATACTGAAGAGGAGTTATATAGGGACTGGTATAATTCGACAGAATTGAGAACTTACAGTTTATTTATACATTGATCTCTATCCTGAGGAAGAGTGTGTTCAAGGTCATATTGCAAAGACATAAGATCTGAACGAAGGCTTGATATCTGTTGAACAATGCCAGGTGCCGATACATATGTTGACGGACCAGCTTGGATatctgaaaaaataattagtatgaATAATAGCCCAGAAATGGTGAAGTAATATTTCAATGTCCAGATCCATTACTTGAATATAAACTTAAAAGGTCTCTGATGCCATGAAGAAATGTATCGCGATCATCCACTGCTCCTTGTTCTTGAACATCAGATGCAGCTTGGATCAGTGCCATGCATCGACCCTAGACAAAAAAGTTGCATGAGTGAACAACTAAGAAAGCAAAGATAAATATTGTACTCCTATGTCccaataaaagatgaaaattttcttttaagagGCCTCGAAGGTATAACCATCCCGAGTCCATATTTCAATCGGCGTCCTACATTGCCTCTTAAACATGCATCAACCAGTAACACAACCTTAACTTCCCAAGATTCTTACTAAAAATCAAGTACTTCAATCAACCGCACCAATTGACAATCCACAACCCCACATTAATTGGGTTCATCTATATGAATCCTTTGTATCTATTCAACTATCTTCAGCTACACTTTAAATTGCTCCATAAATGTTAAATTTTGAGACCAACACAAACATGTCATTTTTGCtgcaaattaaattttataaccaaAATGCCAGCTTCATCGTTCAATTAATGGAAGTACATAAATTGACATGGCTAAGGACATTATGGAAAGTTGAATAAGGCTTAAAAAGGAGGCAAAGGAACAAGCTGATGAAGGttttcatgtttaattcaatTCCTGTGACATGACTCAATCTACGCATATACTTACCACTCTGCCTTTTGTTGCTGACAGGTATCCATGCAGCTCAGACTCAATAACTTTAAGCAATGAAAATGCCCCAAGCATGGTCTTCTTTTCCAACTGACATGCTACTTTCAGAAATTGATGTCTTGCAACATgattaattagatgatttatgAACTGCAGAGAAACCCTAATTAAGTAAGAATTACAAGAATTTCTAAGCATCAATGTACTAAATAGAAAATGCTGCATGCCAAATTAGCAAAAGCGAGCAAATTAATATCTGCTCCTTATGATGGTTGTTAGtagaagaaataaagaagataactGTATAGGAAACACATCACCCTTTTTTACACTTACCGTTTTTTGCCGGTTAATGTAGAATTCTTGGCGCATGACCTTCAGATCATAATCTCCTAGATATTCCACAAGAATagaattcaacaaaaaaatatatgtgaactaaaatttaagatcacaagGTCAGACGACAATATAATTACCTTCCAAGATGTACGTGTCTTGTAGCTGAGCCAGCTCCCAACAAAGATCAGGAATAGTCTGAAAAAGAACTGCAGTAGGTAATATGCCCaaatatgatatcaaaatctAAAGACATCAAAGAATCTTTAAGTTGTCTTGAATTTTAGAATATGTCTGTTCATTCCTAGTCGATCACCTCAGTTGATATTGAAGCATCACCTAATCAACAATATGATATCTCTAAGGGTGCTAACTGACCAGAAGAGATAATCCACGAGTGCTAGACAAACCTCGGATAATAACTTCTCTTCTTTGCGATATAAAATTGAGATTTCTCCAACTAGTTCAGCATGTTTTCTCCTGAAAAGAGATAGAGAATTTAATGATAAAGTAGCCCACAAGTAAGGATATAACATTCATTTTTAGAACAACAATGTTAAGTAAATGGCAGAGTATCATTAAATAAAGAGATACCAACAACTACAAAGTTTATCAACAGATTGTAGATAAGTAAATTCCATAATATTCCAAAATATGAACTATTTGGGGGtgtcacaaaaagaaaaagaaccaACTTCCAATGCATATCTATAATTGCAAGTCTTTCTATCTATTCTCATTATAGGGAAATTGTAATGTAACAATGATAGATACTGCAAAGAGATTTCTCAATCACTTCCCTGCAGATAGAAGCTTGTATTCTCTTGCACAAATGTGATAATTGATGTATAGAAGAACAAATGACATGCAATGCCAATTCAGACGTCAAAATAATTTTCGGGATTACGTAAGCAGtgtaaaataagtaaacaactCAGCATGCCAGATCTGTAGAACAAATGATGCTTACTAACCCTCTAAATACACCCAGTTCCAGTTTTAAAGGATTttcttccttaattttttttggagagaGGGATTTTGGGGGAAGGGGGTGGTGGGACTTGAGTTTAATTGGAACTCACCAATCATTTTGTAGAAGTGAAACAtgaaaatttcaatatattgtCTTGATATGATAACAAACCTTGATACTTCCACTATTCCCGTTTATGTTTACTACAACATACCCAGGGTAGTCAAATAAGTGGGACCTCAGAGGGTGGAGTGCATGCAGACATACCACTACCTTTGTGGAATAGAGAGGTTGTTACCGATAGAACCTCGCTCAAGCAAAAATCGAGTTTCAGAGCAGGTTTAAacaaaaatggacaagtaaaacaCTAATGTTTATGTGACACAATTTCCTTCTTAGTCCATTACTACTTTCTAAAATGTCATGCCACCCTGTTACCCCTTAGAAATATAAATCATTCATATGAAAAGCAACATTGCCTCATAGAGCAACCATATGTCACTAACATCATAATGCAATAATCCAAATAGAAAATACACCATGAACACGAACAGCAACAGATATATCAGTTTTAGGTGCAGAAGAGTGTAGATGACATATACCGAAGAGAATGAAGGTCCAGATGGATGTGAGCTTCATCTGATGTCACTTGACCCTTGAACGCAGTAAGAATAGCTTGTTGCTTAGCATTCTCAACTTGAGCTACTATCCATTGCCTCTCACTTGGACCAAATCTATCACAAAGAAGGGAAACCATGAAGCTGTGTTGACAATTTCTCAGAGATGATTCATGATTGACGTACAGGGGAAGTATTTCCAAGGAGTTTAAATTCTaatgtttttatgtttatatacaAAAGGAACCacaaaaataaactctcttcaaCTTCTGATGTTATGATGTTTAATGTAGATGGCCAAGCATCCTGTTTCTGGAATGGTGCGAAATATTAGGATATATCCCAATAAAAGCCAAATCATTTGATAGGAAATaagtaatataaaaaattaagaaacatgAAAACAGAAAGTGAACTCCAGTATATATTGTCCAGATAGACATCTTTGCACTTCCAATTAGAATCATAAATCTCTAAtattaaacaaaagaaatgGTGCATACATGGAACGAAGGCGTTGCAATTCAGAAACACGCTGGTGGTGAGACTTTTCCAGATCTGCCATGtcacaatgaaaaatatttacaaatcaACCGAACAACAACACACAATAGGCAAGAGGATTTCTCCAATTCTTGGGGGAAGAAATCTCTCCGTCAATAAGTACACGAGCAAATCCAAATACAAACATATACCCGACTTGCAGAAAAGAACTGATGTGAAAGGAGGTGTGTGAATGCAAATACCTCGTAGTAAAACGTTTGATATGTCATTAAGGCTAACCCATGAACATTTTGACTTTCCCTCCTCTGCAACTAATCTGTAGGGACCCTAAACCACAATAAACCAGTAATAGCAAAAGTCAAGACACTGAAATCCGATAAAATAGATCTGGAAAATGCAGATTAAATGGGAAGGGCCAAAGTTTTCAGATATGCAGATGAACATTGTAACAGTTGGCTCGACGATATGTGCCAGCCAAGCCTAATGCCAAGCCCACCAAATGGAATAACCACTACGTGTGCaagaagttgaaaaaaaagtaaaatgtttgATATGTCATTTAGGTAAAAAGTTAACTTAGCATCCTCAGCAATCAATCAGACAGACCCTAAAATGCACAAATTTTTAGCCAGTGAGATCCAAGATGATCTAGAAGAGCAGATTAAATGGGATGGGTCAGGACATTGGCCAGGCACAAGGATATTTCAAGGATGGCAGAGAAGGTACAGACAGGTCATCCAACACCTGTACACCCTACTCATCTACGGTATTGCATATGCATAGCAACTATAAAATTCAGCATCTAAAAGAAAGATTGCATATCATATACTATACAACAAGAAACACGTCCCACAGTAAGCCTTCCTATATTTGTAGAGCTCAAGAGAAAAAACTCAACATGAAAGatataactcaaaacaagaacatataatatttattggCTAGTTCCAAGAATTCTATCTTTAAAATAAGAGAAGTTCCAAGGAAGAATTGATTCTTTAGAGGTTAACAATTCAATGATCAGATTACAGCAACCTCTTTAGCGTTGTATAAGTCAGACCTAAAAGAATTCATGGATTAATGAACAAGAAAAAAGCAACAAGTATTCATGGATCAACAGTAAGCAATATCAGTTCACAGTTACGCATTATACCAAAATTGTGTGTAAGCTTTCAATTTTGTGTTGCTTCCGCAACCCAAGTCCTATGTCTAAGGTTTGATGAGTCTCCAAATATACGTGATATTACAAGGGTTAAGAAGATAAAAATGCTCACAAGGGAAAGAACCaagtaaattaataatattccaaacatactgTATCTAGATGCTTGGTAAACCACTGATTTAACTCCTTTACACAAGATGAATCCGCCAGCAGATATGCGTGAAAGTCCGAGTAAGAAAGGTAAATTCCATCTTCTACAATACAAAGGAATTCGAAATATCAAGGAAATAGTCACAATACTAAAAAGAAATagataacaacaacatacacggtTTAGTCTCTGAGGTGGGGTCTGAGAGTATAGCACAGAAACGAAAACATAATTTTCTAAATTCAGATTCCCATTTGACCTGCTAATCTTAATCAAGTTGGAACCTAGACGTCCAAGTGAGCTAAGCAATAGAGTATACACAAAACATGTGCACAAACACATCATTTTTGAAAGCAAAGCAGCAACCAGCACTCTTCTGGAAAAAGCATAATTCCATCTTCTTTTTGGAGAATCTTAGTAGTCATTATGTAAGCATTAGATCTTACAAAAGATCTCTGGGAGTGTGAGTTTTGACATCTAAACCAAAGCAATAGGAAAACttctaattaatatattcatCACACATACCCTTTAAGCAACAAGAGAAATTTTCCGAATTAgtcataagaaaaaaatggacgTACCATCCCCTGAATGATAGTGTGCCAACTCTTGCGCAGTAGAAGCCATCCTTCCAAGAACTGCATTCATCTATGTATAGTGAAGCATTTTAGAAAACAATTTAAAACTTAATACAGTATCAATATATGTACATTTCCATCAGAAGTATATATTTTGCTTACTGGCAAACCAGAATTATAGAGACAAGAAATATAGGATGCCTTTAACTTGGAGAGTGGGCCTTTCACAGCAAGTTTCTTTAGTGGATGCATTTGCTTAAGATATGGATAATGGAGAGGTAATAAGAATTTCAGAATGCCTCTACAATGACTGAACTTTACAGCGTAGAGTATCGTCTTTACCGAAAAAGCTACATAACATTCATGCTGCCAAAACCAGCCCAAATTATACATTAATAACAGATGGCCTAATATGTAAAGGGGCAATCTGAAGCAGacatgttaatgtgctaacatTACAAAAATGGAAATGCAAAAACATAGGCAAAGAGGCAAATCTGATGCAGAAATTTAATGTTCTAAACATTACAAAAATTGCAAATAGCACAGAGTAATAAAATCCTAAAGCACTAAACTGAtgcaaattataaattttgatcaTTAAGGTCATAAATATAGCACAGCTGGTTAATCAATACCTTGAGATATGATGTAAAGACAAACTTCAATGATAAATTGAAGAGCTAAGAGTTAATGTAATTCAACGACAACCACCTGTTCCGGAAGAATTTCTTTTATGTTACTTTTCTCAATACTTCAATGGCATTCTTTTGAGTTTTGGGTAACCTACTGTcgtttatttttgttaatgcaCCATTAAAGTGCCAAATGGAATTGCTACAATGCTATACAAGGCTCAAGCCCTCTAATTAATTGATTCAAGCACCCATACATTGGGAAAGTTTTATATGTAATAGTAAAGAACCCTTGATCTTCCAAACACACTTCAATCCTTAAAGTGGAtcttttctttccctttcaAAGGTCAATACGCTTATACGTTTCCAGATTCTCCTAAAAACACTTGAAGGTGCTACATTCCATGTTTGCTTAAATCTCTCACCTGATCTCCTGTATGTTTAATCTGCCTGGAGGAGTTTTAGcatcttaaataaataatcatcGGATAACAAAGCGAAAGAAGATAAAACCACAAACCACTTGTCAGATTCACATCTTCAATCTACCATTTTAAATAGTCCAGATTATTAATATTCTGATCCTCTTCCCAAATTGCCTGCCGTCAAAATAAGCATTTAAGCTTTGTTTGGTCGAGTTGcagataaagaaaaagaagagtttACTGTGAACCTGCCTACACAATTACCAGGCCTCACTGTCTTAATATCCCACATTCACTGATTTACCATCAATAGCAACCTTCCATATGCCATAATTGGGCATGAAATTCTCTGTATAGACAGCATGCAAATAATgcaaataagataaaataagtaGAATTTAACTGGCATACCTCTAAATTCCTAGCTGAAAGGCAATCATCTGAGGTAGCCTGCTGTCCATTAAGAATAGAAGTTGCTGCAACTCGAGACCTTCTTCCCTGAATCAATGTAGAAGCCTGACCAGTGAGCATATCATATTGAGACTGCAATCGTCTCAGCTGTTTCTGCAACTCCAATTCTTCAGCATTTAATGCTAAAGTTGCATCTCTGATTATTAAGCAAACCATCAATATCAGAAAAAGGTTGAGCAAatgtaaaaacaaattattctgagatcaatttattttaatgttcaaAGGAGCTAAGATAAGGTTACTTATTTCCAAAAAAGAATTCAGAGAGAGATACACCATCTTGTACACAATAAACTATCTTCATCAACTCTCTGGTATCTAAGTTGCCTCTTCATATGCAGTTTCTAATTTGGAATAAAGATAATCCAGAACTGATGATTGGTCAGATTAATGGGGAAATATAAGCTACTGCTGTTGCATTCAAGGTAAGGACAAGAAGGCTGGGCTTCACATACCTATGATCGAGTCCCTGATGCATCATTCACATTATTTCCAGAAACACAACATAAAATCTGAGGGGTGAATCATAGATAGCTGTTTCTTAGGGTCTGCTAACTCCCGCAATCTGAGGGATTTTGATTAGTGTATCTAAATGAAGGTATTGATTAGGAGCACAGGAAGTCtcaaaaaatagtaatagaGAAACAGACCACGAGAAAAAAGTAAAGATGAGATAAAAGGCATTTTTAACTAATTTCTATAAGAACTATTTAACTAACTGTTACATCATGAGTAAAATACAATGCTGGATTAGTGATACAGTTGAAAGGATAGGTACATCACAATGTGAATGCGAACCGTTCAGAAACTATTATTAACTTATCAATGTAATTTTGAGCATTTGTATGCACTCAATTGGCTCATTCTTTGGTTTATAAAGATCTTGTAGTAGCCGAAGGTAGTCCGCTTGTTAGATTGATAACAACACAACAAATTTTGACATAGATTAGAAAAGGTTTAGCAATATAGAACAACAGATTTAAGAGACA
Proteins encoded in this region:
- the LOC101256301 gene encoding AUGMIN subunit 3-like, producing the protein MSSAQLCTLLGELGYEGHESLDPDSFEWPFQYDDARPVLDWLCSSLRPSNVLSPSEVTQYEHLLHEEKLLEGEDLDFAYDSISAFSTRRENQEAVFGSEEGLKDIRDATLALNAEELELQKQLRRLQSQYDMLTGQASTLIQGRRSRVAATSILNGQQATSDDCLSARNLEMNAVLGRMASTAQELAHYHSGDEDGIYLSYSDFHAYLLADSSCVKELNQWFTKHLDTGPYRLVAEEGKSKCSWVSLNDISNVLLRDLEKSHHQRVSELQRLRSIFGPSERQWIVAQVENAKQQAILTAFKGQVTSDEAHIHLDLHSLRRKHAELVGEISILYRKEEKLLSETIPDLCWELAQLQDTYILEGDYDLKVMRQEFYINRQKTFINHLINHVARHQFLKVACQLEKKTMLGAFSLLKVIESELHGYLSATKGRVGRCMALIQAASDVQEQGAVDDRDTFLHGIRDLLSLYSNIQAGPSTYVSAPGIVQQISSLRSDLMSLQYDLEHTLPQDRDQCINKLCTLLQSLQQLLFASSTTAQPILSPQTIMKQLAILEDYNKNLSRAIEDVNSEHLKKNDIYKHQKTEKTIERRVFVDFFCYPERLRNKVMELAASVGALQS